A genomic window from Agrobacterium tumefaciens includes:
- a CDS encoding metal ABC transporter substrate-binding protein: MNFQKIRHALFAFSLFLPAAAVAQEKPKVVTTFTIIADMARNVAGDAAEVESITKPGAEIHNYQPTPRDILKARKADLVLRNGLNLELWFEKFLANLSGVPSVTVSDGVTPMAISGGAYQGKPNPHAWMSPDNALIYVENIRKGLAGIDPAHADVYAANAKAYSDKIKATVQPIRDTLSVLPENKRWLVTSEGAFSYLARDFGLKELFLWPVNADSQGTPQQVRGVIDAMREHNIQVIFSESTVSADPAEQVAKETGATYGGILYVDSLSEADGPVPTYLDLLRVTSETIAKGLSS; this comes from the coding sequence GTGAACTTCCAGAAAATCCGGCATGCTCTTTTTGCTTTTTCACTTTTTCTCCCCGCCGCCGCAGTGGCACAGGAAAAACCGAAGGTGGTGACGACCTTCACCATCATCGCCGACATGGCTCGCAACGTGGCGGGCGATGCGGCCGAAGTGGAAAGCATTACCAAGCCGGGTGCTGAAATTCACAACTATCAACCAACCCCGCGTGACATCCTCAAAGCCCGCAAAGCCGATCTGGTGCTGCGCAATGGTCTCAATCTGGAATTGTGGTTCGAGAAATTCCTGGCCAACCTCTCCGGCGTGCCGAGCGTGACGGTGAGCGATGGCGTGACGCCGATGGCGATCAGCGGCGGGGCATACCAGGGAAAACCCAATCCGCATGCCTGGATGTCTCCCGATAACGCCTTGATCTATGTGGAAAATATCCGCAAGGGCCTTGCCGGGATCGACCCCGCCCATGCCGATGTCTATGCCGCCAATGCCAAGGCCTATTCGGACAAGATCAAGGCGACCGTCCAGCCCATTCGCGATACGCTTTCCGTTCTGCCGGAAAACAAGCGCTGGTTGGTAACGAGCGAAGGCGCCTTCTCTTATCTCGCCCGCGATTTCGGCCTGAAGGAACTGTTCCTGTGGCCGGTCAATGCCGACAGCCAGGGCACACCGCAGCAGGTGCGCGGCGTAATCGACGCCATGCGCGAGCACAATATCCAGGTTATCTTCAGCGAAAGCACGGTGTCCGCCGATCCCGCCGAGCAGGTGGCAAAGGAAACCGGCGCAACCTATGGCGGCATACTCTACGTGGATTCGCTGAGCGAAGCGGACGGCCCGGTTCCGACCTATCTCGATCTGCTGCGGGTGACGAGCGAAACCATCGCAAAAGGCCTGTCATCATGA
- a CDS encoding metal ABC transporter permease — MSEYLELAILPFQLPFMQYAFVITLMIAVPMAMLSCFLVLKGWSLMGDAVSHAVLPGVVIAYIINIPLSIGAFIAGMICALGTGFIKENSRIKEDTVLGIVFSGMFGLGLVLYVKVQSDMHLDHILFGDMLGIAPSDMLETGLIALFATLFLGLLRKDLLVNAFDPQHAKAIGLPVRILHYGLLMVLSLTVVGALKAVGIILSVAMLVTPGAIAFLLTRRFSAMLIVAIMVAVISSLSGIWLSFLIDSAPAPTIVLFMSIAFVATFIRTTWKARRIDAAAEKGI, encoded by the coding sequence ATGAGTGAATATCTCGAACTCGCCATCCTGCCGTTTCAACTGCCCTTCATGCAATATGCCTTCGTGATCACCCTGATGATCGCCGTGCCGATGGCGATGCTCTCGTGTTTTCTGGTGCTGAAGGGCTGGTCGCTGATGGGGGATGCGGTTTCCCATGCCGTGCTGCCGGGCGTGGTGATCGCCTATATCATCAACATTCCGCTTTCCATCGGCGCCTTCATCGCCGGCATGATCTGCGCGCTCGGCACCGGTTTCATCAAGGAAAACAGCCGCATCAAGGAAGATACGGTGCTCGGCATCGTCTTTTCCGGCATGTTCGGGCTGGGGCTGGTGCTTTACGTGAAGGTGCAGAGCGACATGCACCTCGATCATATCCTCTTCGGCGACATGCTGGGCATTGCCCCCTCAGACATGCTGGAGACCGGCCTGATCGCGCTTTTCGCCACGCTGTTCCTCGGACTGTTACGCAAGGATCTGCTGGTCAATGCTTTCGATCCGCAACATGCCAAGGCGATCGGCCTGCCGGTGCGTATCCTGCATTACGGTTTGCTGATGGTCCTGTCGCTCACCGTGGTCGGCGCGCTGAAGGCGGTGGGCATCATCCTCTCGGTCGCCATGCTGGTCACGCCGGGCGCAATCGCCTTTCTGCTGACACGCCGCTTTTCCGCCATGCTTATTGTGGCGATCATGGTGGCTGTCATCTCATCACTGTCAGGCATATGGCTGAGCTTCCTGATCGACAGTGCACCGGCTCCCACCATCGTGCTGTTCATGAGCATCGCCTTCGTCGCAACCTTCATCCGCACCACCTGGAAAGCCCGCCGGATCGACGCGGCGGCTGAAAAAG
- a CDS encoding manganese/iron ABC transporter ATP-binding protein: protein MRMGGKKIAGGLAVQNATVTYRNGHTALRNASFSIPRGTITALVGVNGAGKSTIFKAIMGFVPLAAGSVSIFDLPVKEALRKNLVAYVPQAEEVDWSFPVLVEDVVMMGRYGHMNFLRIPSKRDHQMVEEALKRVNMLDYRKRQIGELSGGQKKRVFLARALAQEGQVILLDEPFTGVDVTTEEQIVALLKALRDEGRVMLVSTHNLGSVPEFCDRAVFVKGTVLASGKTEDTFTEENLQKAFGGSLRHFILGGADLHDDADPRRVKVITDDERPFVIYGKNGQNGHDPEAPKEKVDDKQPS, encoded by the coding sequence ATGAGAATGGGCGGAAAAAAAATAGCCGGCGGCCTGGCGGTTCAAAATGCGACAGTGACCTATCGCAACGGCCACACAGCATTGAGAAATGCCAGCTTCTCCATCCCCCGCGGAACGATCACTGCACTTGTCGGCGTCAATGGCGCCGGCAAGTCCACGATTTTCAAGGCGATCATGGGTTTCGTGCCGCTGGCCGCCGGTTCCGTCTCGATCTTCGACCTGCCGGTGAAAGAGGCGCTCAGGAAAAACCTCGTTGCTTACGTGCCGCAGGCCGAGGAGGTGGACTGGAGCTTTCCGGTGCTGGTGGAGGATGTGGTGATGATGGGCCGTTATGGCCACATGAACTTCCTGCGCATCCCGTCCAAACGCGATCACCAGATGGTGGAAGAGGCGCTGAAGCGCGTCAACATGCTCGATTATCGCAAAAGGCAGATCGGCGAGCTTTCCGGCGGGCAGAAGAAGCGGGTATTTCTGGCCCGCGCACTGGCGCAGGAAGGCCAGGTCATCCTGCTCGACGAACCCTTCACCGGCGTCGACGTGACGACGGAAGAACAGATCGTCGCCCTTTTGAAGGCATTGCGCGACGAGGGCCGCGTCATGCTGGTCTCCACCCATAATCTCGGCAGCGTGCCGGAATTTTGCGACCGCGCCGTCTTCGTCAAGGGGACGGTGCTGGCGTCAGGTAAAACCGAGGATACCTTTACCGAGGAGAACCTGCAAAAAGCCTTCGGCGGCAGCCTGCGCCACTTCATCCTCGGCGGGGCCGACCTGCATGACGATGCCGATCCACGCCGGGTGAAGGTCATCACCGATGACGAACGGCCTTTCGTGATTTACGGCAAGAATGGCCAGAATGGGCACGATCCTGAGGCTCCGAAGGAAAAAGTCGATGATAAACAGCCTTCTTGA
- a CDS encoding metal ABC transporter permease, whose protein sequence is MINSLLEPFTYGYMLNAIWVSALVGGVCGFLSAYLMLKGWSLIGDALSHAIVPGVAGAYMLGLPFSLGAFLSGGLAAGSMLFLNQKTRLKEDAIIGLIFTSFFGLGLFMVSLSPTSINIQTIVLGNILAITTEDTIQLALIGGISLLVLALKWRDFMVVFFDENHARTVGLKPEVLKVIFFTLLAASTVAALQTVGAFLVVAMVVTPGATAYLLTDRFERLILMSLIIGATTSFVGAYLSYFLDGATGGVIVVLQTAIFLAAFVFAPKHGLLASRAKARKALGETP, encoded by the coding sequence ATGATAAACAGCCTTCTTGAGCCCTTCACCTACGGCTACATGCTGAACGCCATCTGGGTCAGCGCGCTGGTCGGCGGCGTCTGCGGCTTCCTGTCTGCCTATCTGATGCTGAAGGGCTGGTCGCTGATCGGCGATGCGCTCTCCCATGCCATCGTTCCGGGTGTTGCCGGCGCCTATATGCTGGGCCTGCCGTTTTCGCTGGGGGCCTTTCTTTCCGGCGGGCTTGCCGCCGGCTCCATGCTGTTCCTGAACCAGAAGACGAGGCTCAAGGAAGACGCGATCATCGGCCTGATCTTCACCTCGTTTTTCGGGCTGGGGCTGTTCATGGTTTCGCTGTCGCCCACCTCGATCAATATCCAGACCATCGTGCTTGGCAATATTCTGGCGATCACGACCGAAGACACCATCCAGCTGGCGCTGATCGGCGGCATCAGCCTTTTGGTGCTGGCGTTGAAATGGCGCGACTTCATGGTCGTCTTCTTCGATGAGAACCATGCCCGCACCGTGGGGCTGAAACCGGAAGTGCTGAAGGTGATCTTCTTCACCCTGCTCGCCGCCTCCACGGTTGCCGCCCTTCAGACCGTCGGAGCCTTCCTCGTCGTCGCCATGGTGGTGACGCCGGGCGCTACCGCCTATCTCTTGACCGACCGTTTCGAGCGGCTGATCCTGATGAGCCTCATCATCGGCGCGACCACCAGCTTCGTCGGCGCCTATCTCAGCTATTTCCTCGATGGTGCCACCGGTGGCGTCATCGTTGTGCTGCAAACGGCGATTTTCCTTGCCGCCTTTGTCTTTGCACCCAAACACGGCCTCCTCGCCTCCAGAGCCAAGGCCCGCAAGGCGCTCGGAGAAACGCCATGA